In the Quercus lobata isolate SW786 chromosome 5, ValleyOak3.0 Primary Assembly, whole genome shotgun sequence genome, one interval contains:
- the LOC115993008 gene encoding transcription factor KUA1-like isoform X1 codes for MFGTVWLCSSGLAGVPWTEDKHRMFLLGLQKLGKGDWHGIARNYVISRTPTQVASHAQKYFIRQTNIYWRKRRSSLFDIIADESADTPMVPHDFLSVNDSQAETQSNPPLPAHPALDEECESMESINSSDGDPIPPKTESSQPCFPVVYPAYISPYFPFPLPYWSRYNTPEATKKEETHEVLKPTAVHSKSPINVDELVGMLKLSLGESIGHAGPSSLSLKLLEGSSRQSALHANPASGSSNINSSSSPIHAV; via the exons ATGTTTGGAACCGTGTGGTTGTGCTCCTCAGGACTGGCAG GTGTTCCATGGACTGAAGACAAACATAGGATGTTTTTACTTGGACTACAGAAGCTTGGCAAAGGTGATTGGCATGGAATAGCTCGCAATTATGTTATATCAAGGACACCTACTCAAGTGGCCAGCCATGCTCAAAAATATTTCATCAGGCAAACCAATATATATTGGAGAAAGAGACGTTCCAGCCTGTTTGATATTATAGCAGATGAA TCAGCCGACACGCCGATGGTTCCTCATGACTTCTTATCTGTCAACGACTCACAGGCTGAAACACAGAGCAATCCTCCATTGCCTGCTCATCCTGCCCTGGACGAAGAATGTGAATCGATGGAATCTATCAACTCCAGTGATGGAGATCCTATTCCTCCGAAGACAGAGAGCTCACAACCTTGCTTCCCAGTGGTATATCCTGCTTATATCTCTCCATACTTCCCCTTTCCTTTGCCATATTGGTCAAGATACAACACTCCAGAGGCAACTAAGAAGGAGGAGACACATGAGGTTCTCAAGCCAACTGCAGTACATTCGAAGAGCCCGATCAATGTTGATGAGCTGGTTGGCATGTTGAAACTGAGCTTAGGAGAATCTATTGGTCATGCTGGTCCATCCTCTCTTTCACTAAAGCTGCTTGAAGGATCTTCTAGGCAGTCTGCCCTTCATGCAAATCCAGCCTCTGGAAGTTCAAACATCAATTCAAGTAGCAGCCCAATCCATGCAGTTTGA
- the LOC115993008 gene encoding transcription factor KUA1-like isoform X2, translated as MFLLGLQKLGKGDWHGIARNYVISRTPTQVASHAQKYFIRQTNIYWRKRRSSLFDIIADESADTPMVPHDFLSVNDSQAETQSNPPLPAHPALDEECESMESINSSDGDPIPPKTESSQPCFPVVYPAYISPYFPFPLPYWSRYNTPEATKKEETHEVLKPTAVHSKSPINVDELVGMLKLSLGESIGHAGPSSLSLKLLEGSSRQSALHANPASGSSNINSSSSPIHAV; from the exons ATGTTTTTACTTGGACTACAGAAGCTTGGCAAAGGTGATTGGCATGGAATAGCTCGCAATTATGTTATATCAAGGACACCTACTCAAGTGGCCAGCCATGCTCAAAAATATTTCATCAGGCAAACCAATATATATTGGAGAAAGAGACGTTCCAGCCTGTTTGATATTATAGCAGATGAA TCAGCCGACACGCCGATGGTTCCTCATGACTTCTTATCTGTCAACGACTCACAGGCTGAAACACAGAGCAATCCTCCATTGCCTGCTCATCCTGCCCTGGACGAAGAATGTGAATCGATGGAATCTATCAACTCCAGTGATGGAGATCCTATTCCTCCGAAGACAGAGAGCTCACAACCTTGCTTCCCAGTGGTATATCCTGCTTATATCTCTCCATACTTCCCCTTTCCTTTGCCATATTGGTCAAGATACAACACTCCAGAGGCAACTAAGAAGGAGGAGACACATGAGGTTCTCAAGCCAACTGCAGTACATTCGAAGAGCCCGATCAATGTTGATGAGCTGGTTGGCATGTTGAAACTGAGCTTAGGAGAATCTATTGGTCATGCTGGTCCATCCTCTCTTTCACTAAAGCTGCTTGAAGGATCTTCTAGGCAGTCTGCCCTTCATGCAAATCCAGCCTCTGGAAGTTCAAACATCAATTCAAGTAGCAGCCCAATCCATGCAGTTTGA
- the LOC115989335 gene encoding LOW QUALITY PROTEIN: uncharacterized protein LOC115989335 (The sequence of the model RefSeq protein was modified relative to this genomic sequence to represent the inferred CDS: inserted 1 base in 1 codon; substituted 1 base at 1 genomic stop codon) produces the protein MELEAEKTLIQAESSDGPNSNSSDLVARVRKLLFHRMLVGIRDGRFFFGTFHCMDKQGNIILQDAVEYRSTXRSSTSPMDXRCLGLILIPSSCCSSCHVGCSIEVQLSLLKL, from the exons ATGGAACTAGAGGCAGAGAAAACCTTGATTCAGGCAGAGAGTTCGGATGGGCCAAACTCAAACAGTTCAGATCTTGTAGCTCGTGTAAGGAAACTGCTGTTTCACCGAATGTTGGTGGGAATTAGAGATGGAAGATTTTTCTTCGGCACCTTCCACTGCATGGACAAGCAAGGAAACATCATTCTCCAAGATGCTGTGGAGTACCGTAGCACCTGACGCTCCTCTACTTCTCCAATGG GGCGGTGCCTTGGTCTTATTCTCATTCCTTCCTCCTGTTGTTCGTCTTGTCATGTGGGTTGTTCTATTGAAGTGCAATTGTCTCTGCTAAAATTGTAG